A single region of the Glycine max cultivar Williams 82 chromosome 20, Glycine_max_v4.0, whole genome shotgun sequence genome encodes:
- the LOC121174284 gene encoding pentatricopeptide repeat-containing protein At4g20740-like has protein sequence MPPKPTKLRNCGPPFTTPKPTNKFYFFYGHRNPSQNRPTVRGGLFSDRQTLHPNPSQPKPTTKPFNIKNWDPHFLSNPNSNPSPSTLSSASLRLSPIARFIVDAFRRNDNKWCPNVAAELSKLRRVTPNLVAEVLKVQTNHTLASKFFH, from the coding sequence ATGCCTCCAAAGCCAACCAAACTAAGAAATTGCGGCCCTCCgtttaccacccccaaacccaCCAACAAGTTCTACTTCTTCTACGGCCACCGCAACCCCTCCCAGAACCGCCCCACCGTCCGCGGCGGCCTCTTCTCCGACCGACAAACCCTACACCCTAACCCTTCCCAACCCAAACCCACCACCAAACCCTTCAACATCAAAAACTGGGACCCACACTTCCTCTCCAACCCAAACTCAAACCCCTCCCCATCAACCCTTTCCTCCGCCTCCCTACGCCTCTCCCCGATCGCGCGCTTCATCGTCGATGCCTTCCGCAGAAACGACAACAAGTGGTGCCCCAATGTCGCCGCCGAACTCAGCAAGCTCCGCAGGGTAACCCCCAATCTGGTCGCCGAGGTTCTCAAAGTTCAAACAAATCACACCCTCGCTTCCAAATTCTTCCACTAG
- the LOC100777969 gene encoding LOW QUALITY PROTEIN: protein RNA-directed DNA methylation 3 (The sequence of the model RefSeq protein was modified relative to this genomic sequence to represent the inferred CDS: inserted 2 bases in 1 codon), with translation LGWKSTWRLTSRFSNEREEALSKREAASKKDFGVIVGMDKDDIYKILKEGSDGPDAVTVDRHEIKSGLFDLKLTALDLHSKTILVNDTVRVLEGPTKGKQGIVKHIYRGIVFLYDGNEEENGXLTCKTNMCEKVKLAVGDCSGKDSEPGPLVFEDQPSSPRSPLSPKKPWQARENNREFNRGDNNNMFTIGQTLRIRIGPLKGYICRVIALRRADVTVKLDSQQKVLTVKCEHLSEVQGKSTAISSSGDPDSSSSKPFDMLGTEGSSGGWLNGVGTSTGAGGWNAGGASSTGGSGWNAGGASATGGGGWNVGGASSTGGGGWNAGGASSTGGGGWNAGGPSSKRDAGSNHSAPSLLNTESTSNPFSSKGAEDSAWETKSNSNKTSSWGAAVDKTGIASNADQSGGWGSGGGSWGQAEHKTGSVGDGNQNSNWNTTKASEGESSGWNSIQKSNETSSAGWGGGNGFKSGSDEGNLNSTWSGWKSGSSGVKQAGNPAGTSDIDANQDAGWKNKPNKDGSESSGWETKNNWNAPVSSSNDKVEKGNDQGGWNAGKASGGSAVDFSQASGWKGGLSEHTQEGSNWGDKKFGSCDACGDSSGNQGSNGWGQKSNWNSGSRSGNETQNSHWSSGRNEPGNQDSNLDKKSNWNSGNSGNLASDPKSSNWNSGYENSNWGTNVNNKSSWGTGNENKNSSWSSGHSDPGNQDANQGKKSNGNSGNSGNQPSDPNSNWNSNKSSWSAGNENKKSNWSSGDPGNKDSNWGNKNNCISGSGDANQNTTWRSNSSWNTANASSDDGNEGSNENSDGVGGGNWRGGYRGRGGSDRGGFRGRGFRGKGERGGFSGRGELGGFGGRGEQGGFGGRGRSDGEGFGGRWGSEGGRGGRGRGRNDQSGGWNNRRDSGEDGPSDWKKGADNGGWKNSNGSQAWNQDTGDKDRQSWSQGNADKEHPSWNQGSGRNQSWSSASGANDNGSQAWNQGNADKEHPS, from the exons TTAGGTTGGAAGAGCACTTGGCGTTTGACTTCTAGGTTCAGTAACGAGAGAGAAGAAGCGCTTTCGAAGAGAGAGGCAGCAAG TAAGAAGGACTTTGGTGTAATAGTAGGCATGGATAAAGATGATATCTACAAG ATTCTAAAAGAGGGTTCAGATGGACCTGATGCTGTAACTGTTGATCGACATGAAATTAAGAGTGGGCTATTTGATTTGAAACTTACTGCCCTAGATCTGCACAGTAAGACTATATTGGTTAATGATACTGTCAGGGTGCTTGAGGGTCCAACTAAG GGTAAACAAGGCATTGTTAAGCACATTTATAGAGGGATTGTCTTTTTATATGATGGAAATGAGGAAGAAAATGG CTTAACTTGTAAAACTAATATGTGTGAGAAGGTCAAGCTTGCTGTTGGTGATTGCAGTGGAAAG GATAGTGAACCGGGTCCTTTAGTCTTTGAAGACCAACCATCATCACCAAGATCTCCCTTGTCACCAAAAAAACCATGGCAAGCAAGAGAAAATAACCGTGAAT TTAACCGTGGGGACAACAACAACATGTTTACTATTGGTCAGACGTTGAGAATTAGGATAGGTCCTTTGAAGGGATACATTTGCCGAGTCATTGCCTTGCGTCGTGCTGATGTTACTGTGAAACTAGATTCTCAGCAGAAGGTTCTTACAG TTAAATGTGAGCATCTTTCTGAGGTTCAGGGGAAGAGTACTGCCATTTCATCAAG TGGTGATCCAGATTCAAGTTCATCTAAGCCATTTGATATGCTGGGTACTGAAGGCAGCTCTGGAG GTTGGCTAAATGGAGTGGGAACGTCCACTGGGGCTGGTGGATGGAATGCTGGAGGGGCATCATCCACTGGGGGTAGTGGATGGAATGCTGGAGGGGCATCAGCCACTGGGGGTGGTGGATGGAATGTTGGAGGGGCATCATCAACTGGGGGTGGTGGATGGAATGCTGGAGGGGCGTCATCCACTGGGGGTGGTGGATGGAATGCTGGAGGGCCGTCATCTAAAAG GGATGCAGGGTCTAATCATTCTGCTCCAAGCTTATTG aaTACAGAATCTACCTCAAATCCATTCAGTTCCAAGG GTGCAGAAGATTCTGCTTGGGAAACTAAAAGTAATTCTAATAAGACCTCCTCATGGGGTGCTGCAGTGGATAAGACTGGAATTGCTTCTAATGCAGATCAGTCTGGTGGCTGGGGAAGTGGTGGAGGGAGCTGGGGTCAGGCAGAGCATAAAACTGGAAGTGTGGGTGATGGCAATCAGAATAGCAATTGGAATACAACCAAGGCTTCTGAAGGGGAGTCTTCTGGTTGGAACAGTATCCAAAAGTCAAATGAAACTTCATCAGCTGGATGGGGTGGTGGCAATGGGTTTAAAAGTGGATCAGATGAAGGAAACTTGAATTCTACTTGGAGTGGCTGGAAGTCTGGATCAAGTGGAGTCAAACAAGCTGGGAACCCTGCTGGTACTTCAGATATTGATGCTAATCAGGATGCTGGGTggaaaaacaaaccaaataagGATGGGAGTGAGTCATCTGGTTgggaaacaaaaaacaattggaATGCTCCAGTCTCTTCATCAAATGATAAAGTGGAAAAAGGTAATGATCAAGGTGGGTGGAATGCAGGAAAAGCTTCAGGTGGTTCGGCTGTAGATTTCAGTCAAGCTTCTGGTTGGAAAGGGGGGCTGAGTGAGCACACCCAAGAAGGTTCTAATTGGGGCGACAAGAAATTTGGTTCATGCGATGCATGTGGTGATTCCAGTGGAAATCAGGGTAGTAATGGTTGGGGTCAGAAAAGCAATTGGAACTCTGGATCTAGGAGTGGGAATGAGACCCAAAATTCTCACTGGAGTTCTGGGCGTAATGAGCCTGGAAATCAAGATTCCAACTTGGACAAGAAAAGCAATTGGAACTCTGGAAACAGTGGAAACCTGGCTTCCGATCCAAAAAGTAGCAATTGGAATTCTGGATATGAAAATTCCAACTGGGGAACCAATGTCAATAACAAATCTTCATGGGGTACTggaaatgaaaacaagaattcCAGCTGGAGTTCTGGGCATAGTGATCCTGGAAATCAAGATGCCAATCAGGGCAAGAAAAGCAATGGGAACTCTGGGAACAGTGGTAACCAGCCTTCTGATCCTAATAGCAATTGGAACTCTAACAAATCCTCTTGGAGTGCTGGgaatgaaaataagaaatctAATTGGAGTTCTGGGGATCCTGGAAATAAAGATTCTAACTGGGGCAACAAAAATAATTGCATTTCTGGATCTGGTGATGCTAATCAAAACACCACTTGGAGAAGCAATAGCAGCTGGAACACCGCAAATGCCTCAAGCGATGATGGCAATGAAGGTTCAAATGAAAATTCTGATGGAGTAGGTGGTGGGAACTGGAGAGGTGGTTACCGGGGTAGAGGTGGCTCTGACAGAGGGGGTTTTAGAGGTAGAGGTTTTCGGGGTAAAGGAGAGCGTGGCGGTTTCAGTGGACGAGGGGAGCTTGGAGGCTTTGGTGGCCGAGGGGAACAAGGAGGCTTTGGTGGTAGAGGTAGATCAGACGGGGAAGGTTTTGGTGGTAGGTGGGGATCAGAAGGAGGACGTGGAGGCCGAGGCAGGGGAAGGAACGATCAATCTGGTGGTTGGAACAACAGAAGGGATTCTGGTGAGGATGGGCCCTCTGACTGGAAGAAGGGGGCAGATAATGGTGGATGGAAGAATAGTAATGGATCTCAGGCTTGGAACCAGGATACTGGTGACAAGGATAGGCAGAGCTGGAGCCAGGGAAATGCAGATAAGGAGCATCCTAGCTGGAACCAAGGAAGTGGAAGAAATCAGAGCTGGAGTTCAGCAAGTGGAGCTAATGATAATGGATCTCAGGCTTGGAACCAGGGAAATGCAGATAAGGAGCATCCAAGCTGA